The Vidua chalybeata isolate OUT-0048 chromosome 17, bVidCha1 merged haplotype, whole genome shotgun sequence genome contains the following window.
GCAAGATGGCGGCCACACGCCGGGTGGGGCCGCGGGGCATGACGGGACCGGGGGCGCCAGGTGGCGCCGGGACCCCCGTGAGGGTGCTCGGACCGCGGGCAATGGGcccgcggcggctccggggcCCCGGGCCCGCCCAGCCCGGACCCCCGCGGTGGACGGGGACAGCGGGAAGCGGACGGCGGCCCTGACGGCGGCGGTCCTCCCGCAGGTCGAGCGTAGCGGGCCTCGGCAGGACGGGCATGGAGGAAAATgcggtggagagcagcagcgaCGCGAGCTCGCAGGCGGCGCGGGAGGAGCCCACCGAGAGCGGGCTGGGCGTCGGGAGCTCGGTGGCCGCGTCGGCGGACAGCAGCGACGCGGCCGCGGGGCCCGGGCTCCTCTCCCGGGCCGATGACTCCTGCGTGGGGCAGAGCTCCGACAGCAGCGGGGTCTCCTTGGTAGGTGCTGGTGGGAAGGATGgggtggcagggagggcagcCGCGGTTCTGGCTCGTAGGGGTTTCTGTAGACATTTCTGACAGACTGAGCTTTGCAGCCTTGGCAAGCACTGTTATACCTCTGGTCCAGCATCTGCTTGTCAGTCTGAGAAGCAGAACTCCCCTTGGGAGCAAGAGAAGCCCTGCAGGTCCAGGTTTTTGTCAATACTAAAGGATGTGCTCTGACGTCTTTCCTGGAAGTTTTGCAGTGATACACCGGGTCATTTGCATAAGCTGGCAGCCCCAAGGGCTTGGGCTGGCAAAGGTCTCTCACCTGAGCTCTTCTGGACTCTTTTTATCTGCCAGGAAGAGGTCTCAGAGAGCAGTTCCAGCACAGATGCCATTCCAAGGATTTATCTGCCAGACTCATCCTCTATTGCCCAATCCACCTTGGTCTCCAGTGTGTCCACTGTGAGCCAGTCCATCATGGTGTCAGAGTCCCCACAGGTCCTGGTCCACTCCAGTGTCGTCACCGATGGAGCCATAGTTGTGTCAGACTCCACTGCATCCACTTCCTCAGACCTGGGTTCTGCCATTGACAAAATCATCGAGTCTACAATTGGGCCTGACATCATCCAGAGTGAGTGTGTGCTCCCATGTGGAGATGGCTTggtgggctggggagggagccACTACACCAGACCTCAGGAGGTGGGGGAAGTATGGAcatggaatcattaaggctggaaaaaaccTCTAAGATCTTTGAGTCCAACTGGTCAGCAGGGTTTTCTCTTCTTGCCTCGCTGCAGTGACTCAAGGGTTTGGTGAAGAGCTCATGTTGCTGGACAGCCTTCCTTctgtccagctgctcccagggcaggctcCACCCCAGAGCCAGACCCTCCTCCCACCTTCCAGCTTCTCTCTGAGCTGGGAGAGCCCCAGGGAGGCCCAATGAGTCTCCAGCCCCTGGATCTGGCAGTCACCACTgtgctctcctctcctgccaggctgcatCGCTGTGACCAGTGCAGAGGATGGAAGGGCAGAGACCACGCAGTACCTCATTCTGCAAGGCCCTGATGATGGTGAGGGAGCTCCCTGGGCTGTCCATGGTGGCCATCTCTGCCTCTGAGCCTTGTGCCACTGGAGCACGGCCTGCAGTGGGTGTCCCAGCTGTATCAGCCACAGTGCTGTACCACAGTCCTGTTGGGAGCCTGTTCCTGAGCTTGTGTTCAGCCCTGTGCCCCTTGTGTGGGTGCAGCCTTGGATGCAGGTGAGGGTCTACTCCTTGGCTGAGAGGGTTTTGGTGTTCCAGGTGCTCCCATGGTGTCCCAGATGGCCACTTCTGCTCTAGCCAATAGCTTGGCAATAGAGGCTGTTGGTGACGGACCTACCTCCACGTGCCTTGACCAGCCCGGCCCATCAGAGCCTTCCAGGCAGTtggaagtgctggagctgcctgcacagccagaCCGAGCCCAAGAGGCAGATGGTGGGGAGGAGCTGGACCAGCCAGACTTGGAGACCCTGGAAGAGATGATGGAAGTGGTGGTGGTGCAACAGTTCAAGTGTAAGATGTGTCAGTACAAGAGTGTCTCTAAGAAAACACTGATTAACCACATGAAAGAGCGTCACTTCCAGCCAGGTGTGTGCCAAGGGCTCGGGGAAATTCTTCTCACTGCAGacaggctctgctctctcctgggAAGAAAcaagagaggagctgcagcataAGGGTTTGCTCTGGCGCAGTCTGGTAAAGAGCTTTTGCCCTGTTCTCTGTGGCAGTGGGTTCAGCTCTGGCTCTGAAGAAAGGACGACCACGAAAGGTGGGAGCTGCTCCAAAgactgaggatgaggaggccCCAGAAGAAGAAGATGATGATATTATGGATGCTGGTGCTATTGATGATCCTGAAGGTAGGACTCGCCCTCCCCACATCTTAGATAGCTTAGTCTTTTCCCATCATCTTTTCTGATGTTTTGGGGCACTTGCCTGCAGAGGACAGTGACTACAACCCAGCTGAGGACGAGCCCCGGGGGCGACTGCCCAAGTATGGCTGCACTGTCGCCACGTCCAGCGAGGAGAGGCCACGTCGACGCCCAGGGAGACCCCGCAAGCTGCTTCGTCTGGAGAATGTGTCTCAGAACATGCCGGAaggtgagggagctgggaggcagcCGCCCTGTTCAGGGGTGAAGCAGGGAGTGGTGCGCAAGCTCCTGGAGCCGAAGCGAGAAGGTcatggagctgtgctgtgttctgtggagcaggaggggaggtgGAGCCCTTGGTGACGTCCCAAAGCACACcaagccaggagctgcagaactCTGAAGCAGCCAGTTCCTCCAGCCTGGAGAACGGGACCGGCGAGAACCTGGCAGAGCCCGGTATCAGCCAGTCCGACTCTGAGAACAAGGACCCTTCCTCCAACACCGGTGCTGAGGATGCAGACGTCATCCcccggcggcgcgggcggcccTCCCGCCGTTTCCTGGGCAAGAAATACCGCAAGTACATGGGGCGCAGGTGAGGGGTGTGCTGggccctgtgcccagggctggtcCAGCCCGTTTGCCACTGGAGCTCTGAGCCCTGCTCCTGTTTCTGCAGGTACTACTACAAGTCCCCCAAGCCTCTGATGCGGCCCTACCTGTGTCGGATCTGTGGCTCACGGTTCCTCACACACGATGACCTGCGCTTCCACATCAACTCACACGAGGCCAATGACCCGCAGCTCTTCAAGTGTCTTCAGTGCAGCTACCGCTCCCGGCGCTGGTCCTCCCTCAAGGTGAGCTTCATCTGCCCTGCCTCAAACACACAGGCTACCTTGCAGCCCCAGGTCTCATGGCCCTGGTGTGCCTCTTACAGGAGCACATGTTCAACCACGTGGGCAGCAAGCCCTACAAGTGCGAGGAGTGCAATTACACCAGTGTGTACAAGAAGGATGTCATTCGGCACTCTACAGTGCACAGCCGGGACAGGTGAGGGCAGCACAGTCCTGGGGACTGAACTGCACTGACACTGTACTTCCTGTCCTGGAAGGGTGGCcatggctgccccatcccctgACCCTTTCCAAAATGGAGAGTTTTGGTGTCTGGGTATAAGGAAGCTTGAGTTTGGGGTGTGGCTGACACAATGGGCTTTTCTTACTTCTTTTTCAGGAAGAAGAGAGCTGATCCGGTGAGTTTGAATACTCTGTTGACTTGAATCTCAGCACTGTTATATGGGAAGAGTCACATCTGGGTCTTCACACAATCTCAGTGCCTCGTTGGGGGCATTGTTTCTGGATCTCTTGAGGGAAGGCAACCCAGGTCCTCCAGGGGGGAGTGGGTAAAGAAACTGGTGAGCTCATCCAGGTAATCTCATCTTTATTGCTCTCCATCCAGCCACCAAAGCTGAACTCCTTCCCATGCCCTGTCTGCAACCGTGTCTACCCCATGCAGAAGAGGCTTACGCAGCACATGAAGACACACAGTACAGAGAAACCACACATGTGTGACAAGGTGAGggggggacagcctggggaggggctggcagtgggTGAGGAAGGGCAGGGGTGAGCACTGCTTCACTTTGTTTCACCAGTGCGGGAAGTCCTTTAAGAAGCGTTACACTTTCAAGATGCACCTGCTGACGCACATCCAGGCCATTGCCAACCGCAGGTAGGAGCCCGGTgtgcctgggcagagcctgTGTCCTGCTCCCTCTCAGCAGGTGTGACAGGTAGCTTTGTCCTGGCAGGTTCAAGTGTGAGTTCTGTGACTATGTCTGCGAGGACAAGAAGGTCCTGCTGAACCACCAGCTGTCACACATGAACGACAAGCCCTACAAGTGCAGCGTCTGCAAGTATTCCACCTTCCGGGAGGATTTCCTGGTCTCGCACATGGCAGTCAAGCACACAGGTGAGAGAACCTGTTTGACCAATGCCCTGCACCCCCCCTTCTCCCAGAGACAGTCAGAGTctgcctgctctccctcccatcccctggggaccTCCTGCCTGACTCCCCCTCCCGGGCCCTGCAGGAGGGAAGCCATTTGCTTGCGAGTTCTGCCACTTCACCACCAAGCACAAGAAGAACCTGCGCCTGCACGTGCAATGCCGCCACGCCGACTCCTTCGAGGAGTGGGCACAGAGGCACCCCGAGGAGCCgccctgccgccgccgccccttCTTCACCCTGCAGCAGATCGaggagctgaagcagcagcacagccaggtgcAGGCACCGGCTGAGCCAGAGGCCAGCCCACCGGTGAGTGCCATGCCTagtcccagctcctcctggtgCTCGCTGCCCACTGTGTTGTCAGCGCTCTCTTTCACGCAGGCACCTCTTGGCCCCATCACTTGCCATACGGTCCAGGCTGTTGCAGGTGCAGAGCCCTCTGTTCTCTCACAGGGTTCCCTGGAAGGGGCCACCATCATCTATGAACAAGGTAAGTGAGCACTCGGGAATGGGGTGGGATGAGGAAGGAGGTAGGTGAGCTCCTGCCTGACCCTTCCTGTCTGACCCCCTAGATGTGTCTGGATCAGCAGAGCTGGCCACACAAACGGCCCTGGATCTTCTGCTGAACATGAGCACCCAGCGGGAGCTGACCACCAGCTCGCTGCAGGTAGGCAAAGTCAAGGGGAGCCAGGcctgctgggggctggcacAAGGAGGCTTCCCAGCCCTGTTCTGCTGCAGGGGTGTCTTGCAGAACCTTGCCCCCTTGGCTGAGCTGCTGTATTGTACAGGTGGCAGTGGTGAAGCCAGATGATCCAGGAGAAACACCAGGCCCCTGTGAGCTACaggcacaggaggaggaggaggcaaaaGTGGACTctaaagagcagcagcaaaagttGGTGATGCTGCACatggcagagcctgggcagaCACTTGTGCAGGAGGCTTATGGGGAAGCAAGCCTGAGTGGCTCGGAGCTGCAGCAGATCACCATCCCCTTCAGTGGAACAGCAGAGTACAGCATCATTGCACCCATCAGCGAGGAGATCCAGGCTCCTGCCACGCTGTACAGGTCAGCTATGTGGGAGGAGTGGGGAGGCACTTCTGTCCTCTAGTTGGGAAGCTTTAGtggcgaggaggaggaggaggcagatcGTTCCTGACCGGGTGCTCTCCAGCAGTGAGGAGGAGAGTCCTGTGGAGACCTCCCACACAGTTGTGGTGAGCGGAGCTGTGATGACAGAGGAGGCACTGAAGGACCATAGCAATCACTACATCATGTCATCCGGTGTCCCAGGGAGCCAGTTCCAGTCCATGGAGGTAAGGATCTGAGCCTTCTCCCCGTCCcgagcagcagtgggagcagatGTGACTGGTGTTTCTCTCGCAGCCCCTCAGCGGGGATGCTGCCTTTTCCTCGCCTGCGGAGGGCCAAGAGGCAGAGCCCGCCGGCATCAAGTGGCCCGTGGTGCAGTGTGTCACCAGTCTGTTCCAGAAGGACTCGTCTTTATCCCCAGCGTCCGAGGGGCAGGAAGTATCATCCCCAAAGATCAAGTGGCCTGCACTCCAAGGCATGGCCAAGAAGCTCACATGCAAGGTTTCCACAGCCAAGAAGCTCTCATGCAAGATTTCCACGGCCAAAAAGTTTTCATGCAAGATTTGCACAGCCATGTTCACAGGGAGAGCGGAGATGGAGAGTCACAAGAGAGCCCACATTGGGCCCAGCACTTTCAAGTGTCCCGACTGTCCCTTCACTGCCACACTCTGGCCAGAGGTCCGGGTAAgtttcctgctgcagagcagctctgggaacaaGGGGTTTGGAGAAATGGGGGTTTCTGACCCAGCACTTGTCCTTCTGCCCCAGAGCCACATGGTTCAACATGCCAACCTCCGGCCACACAAGTGCCCCCACTGCAGCTTTGCCTCCAAGAACAAGAAGGACCTGCGCAGGCACATGCTGACCCACACCAATGAGAAGCCCTTTGCCTGCCAGGTCTGTGGGCAGAGGTGAGTGGTGGAGCTGAGCTGATCCTGCTTTGAGGGATCCCATAGAGCTCTACAAGGTTCAAGAGGAGATAGAATATTGGCAGAGCTGTCTGCCCCAAACCTTCCCCAGGATCAGCCCATTAGAGGGACAGTGCCCTTGGGAATGGTTTCTGCTGCAGGTAGACCCGACTTTGTCTCCAAGGAATCCCTGCATAGGAGGGTTCAGTCCCTGGACACTGATGGGAACAtgctgggagaggggacaggCCATGTTGTAGGATGTGCTTATGGGGCCCATGtcctgcagagagcacaggatcctgtgctgcctgtggcacACTCCACCTCACTCTGCCTCTCCATAGGTTCAATCGTAATGGGCACCTCAAGTTCCACACACAGCGTTTGCACAGCTCAGAGGGCAAAAGGCCAGggccagctgctgcccagcagacCATCATCCTGAACAGCAACGAGGACACCCTGGCCACCCTACACAGTAAGACATGTCCCCGGGACCAGGGCTGAACTGTGGGTGTCCTACATCTGGATCCCCATGCTTTCACCCAGCTTGTGGGTCAGCTGGGGCTGAAGGGCCAGGAGGACTCTCCTGCACTTAGGATTGCTGATGGAGACAGAGACCAaggggctgggcacaggcaaCTGTGCAGAATGAGGGGGCCTGTGTTCTCTCCAGGCAGGTCCTGGTAGATCAGTACATGTGGGAGCAGCTCACACTGGAAGCAGAGTTGAGGTTCTGATATGGAGGGTGTGTTCTGCCCCTAGTTGTTTAGCTCTGACTTTGTGTGAGCAGAGCTCAGAGATTGCCTCGTGCTTTTCACTGGGGCAGATGTCAGGCAGTGGCCACTGGGGAGCAAGGCCATTGGTagccctggcagtgtccccagcagcatccccaccACCCCTCTCCgtgtttcagcagctctgcaggctggcCAGGCCGTGCTGGCTCCCGAGCggctgcagcaggctctggggcaggagcaCATCCTTGTTGCACAGGAGCAGAGCGTCACCAGCCAGGTGAGTTGGGTCCCTTGGCCTCAGCTCATGTCCTGTGTGGCCACTCCTCACAGTGGGGGCCTCCTGGGGGGCTGTGGTCAGGCCCAGCCCCCCTAACCACACCGGGAACTTGCTGACGTTGCAGGAGGAGGCAGCCTACATCCAGGAGATCACGACTGCTGACGGACAGACAGTACAGCACTTAGTGACTGCTGACAACCAGGTGAGGGGACATGGCCCACGGATGGGAGACTGCCCAGTGGGaagagctggcagcagtgggggaGAGCATATGGGGAGCTCCATATGGAGAGCTGAAGGAACTGGGGTGGTAGAAACAGACACAGGAGACAGACCGGGTCCAGCTGTTGTGATGGAGGAGGGTAGTGGTGACCTTTTTCTGGGTCTGAATTCCCATGTTTGCAGGTTCAGTACATTATTGCCCAGGAAGGTGTCCCGCACTTGCTTCCCCAAGAGTATGTTGTTGTCCCAGAGGGACATCACATCCAGGTGAGCTTCAGACTATCTGCTCCCATCACATGGTGGGTGGGGTTCATGGGATATCGTGTGAGGCTGGGCCCccttctgctccctcctgcttACTCTGGGTCACAGCATTGTTGGAGACCTGAACGCCCACAGATGCTACCACAGTCTCACTGTTTGTCCCCAGGTACAGGATGGTCAGATCACCCACATCCAGTATGAGCAGGGTGGCCAGTTCCTCCCGGAGTCGCAGGTAAGGAGCCAGGCAtggtggcaggagctggagggtgGATCTGAGCCTGCAGTTGGAGAGGGATATGTGAAATAGAGGGAGCTGATGGGCTGGTGCCTGAGTGCAGCAACcatggctggagcagctccaggaggaaCCCTCCCCTCAGgcattccctgttttcccctgtAGATCCAGTACATGCCCGTGtcaccagagcagcagctcgtcacccaggcacagctggaggcagcagcacactCGGCTGTCTCAGGTAGTAGCACGGCCCTGTGCCAGAAGGGCCAGTCCTCCTAGGTTTGGGGGTGCCAGTCCTGTTGTTGGGGTTGGCAGCAAGTTGTGCACCAGTCCTTggtgggagggctgggaagaTCAGGCTTGATCACTGTTTTGCTGCCAGCCATGATGTCCGAGGGCAGATATTTGCTGGTCCCTGCCTATCATTTGTGGAACAGGGTtaagcagagctgggctccctGCTGGAGCCCCACACGGGCAGGGTGACCTTTTGTCCCTTCGCTGGGGACAAGTGAGGAACATGGAGGGGAGCCCTGAGTAGGCAGTGGCTCTCCTGCGCTCGGTTGGAGGCAGCACTGAcccccctcccctgcagcagtGGCGGATGCGGCGATGGCCCAGGCACAGGGCGTCTTCACCGCCGAGGCAGCAGCCGAGCAgatccagcagctgcagccggGCATCCACTACGATGTCATCACGCTGTCGGACTAGCACCGGGCCGGGGCCGCACCGTGCTGGGCAGGCAGCcacactggcagcagctgctccagccagcagtTGCCTTATTGTGCCAGGGCTGTGAGGGACACACCTGAACCGTGGTGGCACAGACACAACCAGGGACACGCTACCACTCGGCCCTGTGCCCTGGGGGTCCTGCACCTCCCCCCAGAGACTGCTCAGCAGCCACAGGGGCAGCCCTTGTGTGGACGGTCTCTTTGCCTGTTGCACTTGGTGGTCTGAAATCCCTTTTCCTGAACGGTCTACGTGGGCAGCCGTGGATCAGCGTCTGCCCAGCACATGAGGATCCTGGGGAAGCCGTAAGGCTGGGCACAACTGTGTGGTGCAGTGTCGGAGATGAGGTGTGTGCAGCTACAGCCACTGCTCCCCGCAGCCATGGGGCCAGTGGTCCTGGTGTGCCAGCAGCCGGCCCTCCTGTGGTATCTCCAGCCTgcgggcaggcagcagcagggctctggACTGGAGGAACCCAAGGAGAAGGAGGCAGAAGATgctctatttttcttctgaagagaaATGGACTCATGCTGGTGGTTGTTGGAGGGGTTCAGCTGTGACAGTCTCAAGCTTTGACTATGCTTATGAATAAAAAGGGATGGAgacctgtgtgtgtgcctgtctgGGGGtccaggggacagggatgtgaCAGCCCAGCACTGTGCTGGGCCGGTCGCTGCTGGCAGATGCCCTGGGCTatcagctgcctcctgcccgAGTGACCTTGACTCCTGAGAAGCGAGCCAGGCAGCTGGGACAGCGGTGGGCTTGGGGCTGGAGTCATGAAATTAATCGAGTGGTAAACAGCCTAAATCCCGTGTAACTCTGTCCCGAGCCACACACCACCCTCCTGAGCGGCTTGTCTGGGCCTATTTACATGCGATTATAACAGCTAATCGCAGAGTTAGTTCTCTACTCCTGCATTAAACTGATTatccagaggggaaaaaggcCGGGAACCCCCTGGCTCGGTGAGAGCCTCTGAAGCCTGATCCCCACGGGGGCGGGGTGATCTCTgctgggctctccctgccctcgTGCAGGGTACTGCGATGGCACCGGGGCCGCTGTGGGACGGCCCACCCTGACCACCAGGGCAGTGAGCTGTGGCTGGCCCCACACCTCCCCTGAGGCGGCCGCGGCTGATGTggctctcccagctgtggctctgtCCTGGCCGTAGCTCTGTCCCGCTGCCTTCACACCAGCCTTGCCTGCGCGCGGTAGTGCCGGCGTGTGGCTGTGCCTGCCGGGCTGCGGCTCGGTCGGGTCCAGCTGTGTCCGCCTGCTGTGCCGGCGGCTGGCCGCGgccctccctctccagctgtgctgtgcagggtcAGGGTGCTGCGCGCAATCCGCAGGCGCTTTCCTAGATTACAGCCCCATTATCTAATCAAGCAGATCCACGGTGCTGATTAGGGCTGGAGGAGTCCCGTGGGGACAAGGTTATGGGGCCACTGTGGGGCCATGGCCAGGGCTGGTcccatccagcagcaccagtgtCCTGGCTGGCTTGAGGCTTCCACACCTGTGGCTGCCCAGAGCACACCATCAGCCTACTGCGGGATGGATTGGAccagagctctggctgctgtAAATTGggagctccaggtgctgctcaggCTCTGGCCGTGGGGTAGTACAGGGGCATAGGACCTCTGGGTGCTGGCACCTCAGCCCTGGGACCTTCTGCTGTAACCAGGGcctgcagggatccagggatgtGGCCGGGCTCATTAGCACCGGTGACCTTCGCCTTCCTGTCCTGGCCAGCGCTAAGCGGGTTTGTTACATATTTAATATCCTGAGAGCGTTATTAGTCGGTATTTAATGACGGATACAACCTGTGGGATAATCCCAGTCTTAGCGGGGAGGCGTggtggcaggagcaggtggCTCAGGGGGTCGCAGGCTCTCGGGGCCCCTCACACAGCTGcccaccactgccctgcccaCCCACCACCCCTGCTGCGCCAACCACAGGAACCCCCCAGTGCCTTGCAGGGGTCCCCACTGTCCATAGGGCTGCAGGACCCTTCCCCTTCGTCACTCTGCTGGCTGTGAATCCAGCGGCAggcatggcagtgctggggcttgGGTGAGGACCTGGCCAAGCCAGAGGACGAGCAGGATGGGGCAGCATGGGTTGCTGTCCTCCCACCAGGCTATAGTTCtccaccagcccctggccctCCAACCCACCCTTCCACAGCACAGGGGCTCTGCCACCCACAGCCCCAAGTCAGGGctggggtcagggatgggacacagctcagcactgcagtcaagccccagctgggctgtgtgctTATGGCTGTGGGTGTCCGTGGGGCTCAGGGTGGGCCCCATGTGCCAGCTCTGTGGTGCCACTGTACCCCAATCCCTGGGAGCTTTGTAGGTTGTGCTGAGTttggggactgggagggaccaGGGCTCTGGCTGGTGGCAGGCAGGCAAGGACGGTCCCTGCAAGTCCCTGCCCAACAGTagctggggaagggggggtATCAGGTGCcccagatcctgctgctgctctcgTGGGTGCTAATACCCCCTAATCAGCTGTCAGTCACTGCGGACCCCAGAAGCTATAAAAgacccaggagcagctccccgGCTCCTTTCCTGCAGTATGGCAGCACCTCggggagagaggagcccaggaCAAGCCCaggggggctgcggggggccTTGGGGTACCCTGCGGGGGCCGCCCCAAGCCCTACTGCCCTACTCCTGCCCCTGTCCCATTTTGGCCGGGTACAGCCTCCTGCCACCCCCTCTCAGCCTCGTGACGCCCCTGGTAAGTGCCGCGCTGCAGCTCCGGGGGAGGAACGGGGTGCGGGGCtttcc
Protein-coding sequences here:
- the ZNF335 gene encoding zinc finger protein 335 isoform X8 → MEENAVESSSDASSQAAREEPTESGLGVGSSVAASADSSDAAAGPGLLSRADDSCVGQSSDSSGVSLVLVHSSVVTDGAIVVSDSTASTSSDLGSAIDKIIESTIGPDIIQSCIAVTSAEDGRAETTQYLILQGPDDGAPMVSQMATSALANSLAIEAVGDGPTSTCLDQPGPSEPSRQLEVLELPAQPDRAQEADGGEELDQPDLETLEEMMEVVVVQQFKCKMCQYKSVSKKTLINHMKERHFQPVGSALALKKGRPRKVGAAPKTEDEEAPEEEDDDIMDAGAIDDPEEDSDYNPAEDEPRGRLPKYGCTVATSSEERPRRRPGRPRKLLRLENVSQNMPEGGEVEPLVTSQSTPSQELQNSEAASSSSLENGTGENLAEPGISQSDSENKDPSSNTGAEDADVIPRRRGRPSRRFLGKKYRKYMGRRYYYKSPKPLMRPYLCRICGSRFLTHDDLRFHINSHEANDPQLFKCLQCSYRSRRWSSLKEHMFNHVGSKPYKCEECNYTSVYKKDVIRHSTVHSRDRKKRADPPPKLNSFPCPVCNRVYPMQKRLTQHMKTHSTEKPHMCDKCGKSFKKRYTFKMHLLTHIQAIANRRFKCEFCDYVCEDKKVLLNHQLSHMNDKPYKCSVCKYSTFREDFLVSHMAVKHTGGKPFACEFCHFTTKHKKNLRLHVQCRHADSFEEWAQRHPEEPPCRRRPFFTLQQIEELKQQHSQVQAPAEPEASPPAPLGPITCHTVQAVAGAEPSVLSQGSLEGATIIYEQDVSGSAELATQTALDLLLNMSTQRELTTSSLQVAVVKPDDPGETPGPCELQAQEEEEAKVDSKEQQQKLVMLHMAEPGQTLVQEAYGEASLSGSELQQITIPFSGTAEYSIIAPISEEIQAPATLYSSEEESPVETSHTVVVSGAVMTEEALKDHSNHYIMSSGVPGSQFQSMEPLSGDAAFSSPAEGQEAEPAGIKWPVVQCVTSLFQKDSSLSPASEGQEVSSPKIKWPALQGMAKKLTCKVSTAKKLSCKISTAKKFSCKICTAMFTGRAEMESHKRAHIGPSTFKCPDCPFTATLWPEVRSHMVQHANLRPHKCPHCSFASKNKKDLRRHMLTHTNEKPFACQVCGQRFNRNGHLKFHTQRLHSSEGKRPGPAAAQQTIILNSNEDTLATLHTALQAGQAVLAPERLQQALGQEHILVAQEQSVTSQEEAAYIQEITTADGQTVQHLVTADNQVQYIIAQEGVPHLLPQEYVVVPEGHHIQVQDGQITHIQYEQGGQFLPESQIQYMPVSPEQQLVTQAQLEAAAHSAVSAVADAAMAQAQGVFTAEAAAEQIQQLQPGIHYDVITLSD
- the ZNF335 gene encoding zinc finger protein 335 isoform X7 codes for the protein MEENAVESSSDASSQAAREEPTESGLGVGSSVAASADSSDAAAGPGLLSRADDSCVGQSSDSSGVSLEEVSESSSSTDAIPRIYLPDSSSIAQSTLVSSVSTVSQSIMVSESPQVLVHSSVVTDGAIVVSDSTASTSSDLGSAIDKIIESTIGPDIIQSCIAVTSAEDGRAETTQYLILQGPDDGAPMVSQMATSALANSLAIEAVGDGPTSTCLDQPGPSEPSRQLEVLELPAQPDRAQEADGGEELDQPDLETLEEMMEVVVVQQFKCKMCQYKSVSKKTLINHMKERHFQPVGSALALKKGRPRKVGAAPKTEDEEAPEEEDDDIMDAGAIDDPEEDSDYNPAEDEPRGRLPKYGCTVATSSEERPRRRPGRPRKLLRLENVSQNMPEGGEVEPLVTSQSTPSQELQNSEAASSSSLENGTGENLAEPGISQSDSENKDPSSNTGAEDADVIPRRRGRPSRRFLGKKYRKYMGRRYYYKSPKPLMRPYLCRICGSRFLTHDDLRFHINSHEANDPQLFKCLQCSYRSRRWSSLKEHMFNHVGSKPYKCEECNYTSVYKKDVIRHSTVHSRDRKKRADPPPKLNSFPCPVCNRVYPMQKRLTQHMKTHSTEKPHMCDKCGKSFKKRYTFKMHLLTHIQAIANRRFKCEFCDYVCEDKKVLLNHQLSHMNDKPYKCSVCKYSTFREDFLVSHMAVKHTGGKPFACEFCHFTTKHKKNLRLHVQCRHADSFEEWAQRHPEEPPCRRRPFFTLQQIEELKQQHSQVQAPAEPEASPPAVAGAEPSVLSQGSLEGATIIYEQDVSGSAELATQTALDLLLNMSTQRELTTSSLQVAVVKPDDPGETPGPCELQAQEEEEAKVDSKEQQQKLVMLHMAEPGQTLVQEAYGEASLSGSELQQITIPFSGTAEYSIIAPISEEIQAPATLYSSEEESPVETSHTVVVSGAVMTEEALKDHSNHYIMSSGVPGSQFQSMEPLSGDAAFSSPAEGQEAEPAGIKWPVVQCVTSLFQKDSSLSPASEGQEVSSPKIKWPALQGMAKKLTCKVSTAKKLSCKISTAKKFSCKICTAMFTGRAEMESHKRAHIGPSTFKCPDCPFTATLWPEVRSHMVQHANLRPHKCPHCSFASKNKKDLRRHMLTHTNEKPFACQVCGQRFNRNGHLKFHTQRLHSSEGKRPGPAAAQQTIILNSNEDTLATLHTALQAGQAVLAPERLQQALGQEHILVAQEQSVTSQEEAAYIQEITTADGQTVQHLVTADNQVQYIIAQEGVPHLLPQEYVVVPEGHHIQVQDGQITHIQYEQGGQFLPESQIQYMPVSPEQQLVTQAQLEAAAHSAVSAVADAAMAQAQGVFTAEAAAEQIQQLQPGIHYDVITLSD